A stretch of Hippoglossus hippoglossus isolate fHipHip1 chromosome 20, fHipHip1.pri, whole genome shotgun sequence DNA encodes these proteins:
- the rgs9bp gene encoding regulator of G-protein signaling 9-binding protein, translated as MPLVNNKVGDDCTGGSDKALADGEALVGSLIKVVACYRHLASCVGGCTDSLQLRDELRQTREKAQNLAVSICRHLTSHLRDKSLPEEQRKEMELLWVAFSSSLELLHVDMCKVFSMGHVFCLANTATLVQTGLQGGGSEVAARALSLPDLNQAQTAAPDAGLEIQERGAMEQEISHLDHMIDDMEMKVNVLRWMVEPRGPQYADPLSSTDSASLALLSVDEEQPGHQPLCQRSHIFVLLLLMAVVLLAATLSVCVVFFS; from the exons ATGCCACTTGTGAATAacaaagtgggagatgattgCACAGGCGGCTCGGACAAGGCTTTGGCTGATGGAGAGGCTCTGGTGGGGTCTTTAATAAAG GTGGTGGCATGTTACCGGCACTTGGCATCATGCGTCGGTGGATGCACAGACAGCTTGCAGCTCAGGGACGAGCTGCGGCAAACCAGAGAAAAGGCCCAAAATTTGGCCGTGTCCATCTGCCGCCACCTGACCTCACACCTGCGGGACAAGAGCCTGCCCGAGGAGCAGCGCAAGGAGATGGAGCTCCTCTGGGTGGCCTTCTCCTCCAGCCTGGAGcttctccatgttgacatgtgCAAAGTCTTCAGCATGGGCCATGTCTTCTGTCTGGCAAACACTGCTACACTGGTGCAAACTGGCCTTCAAG GAGGAGGCAGTGAGGTTGCAGCTCGGGCCCTCAGTCTGCCAGACCTGAACCAGGCCCAGACTGCAGCCCCAGATGCCGGCCTGGAGATTCAGGAGCGCGGCGCCATGGAGCAGGAGATCAGCCACCTCGATCACATGATCGACGACATGGAGATGAAGGTCAACGTGCTGCGCTGGATGGTGGAGCCCCGAGGGCCGCAGTACGCAGACCCGCTCAGCAGCACCGACAGCGCCTCCCtggctctgctctctgtggACGAGGAGCAGCCTGGACACCAGCCCCTCTGCCAGCGCAGCCACATCTTTGTGCTCTTACTGCTGATGGCAGTTGTTCTGTTGGCAGCCActttatctgtctgtgttgtctTCTTCTCATGA
- the mcur1 gene encoding mitochondrial calcium uniporter regulator 1, which translates to MVVKQCHPRLKLFVLNHQGKKWREPSAFNRNRAGRSSATVSTVTAVNTSRSLQGFAAVARSGCEEEPRGQGGAAGRRISQVSAGAHMSVRELSTSVRTFQYDLKPEVPNSEGRKLFFDTHAVVRLFEDNGFTTQQAEVMVKVLVRMTNSNMDVIYNDMVTKVQQEIMLQRVMSQIASVKKDMIILEKSEFSTLLAENEKLKIQILQLKVGLSDVMNKVRSDTILDMHLEKSHVKELKSQHAKMLLEMRTEIMEMTADQDRHLTQTNMKIDTEAAGLKTMLESHKLDTIKYLAGSVFTCLTVVLGFYRVWM; encoded by the exons ATGGTGGTGAAACAGTGTCATCCGCGACTTAAGCTCTTTGTCTTGAACCACCAAGGGAAGAAGTGGCGCGAGCCTTCTGCTTTTAACCGGAACAGAGCGGGCAGGTCTTCCGCCACCGTGTCGACTGTGACGGCCGTGAACACATCACGGAGTCTCCAGGGTTTCGCTGCGGTAGCTCGGAGCGGCTGTGAGGAGGAGCCGCGGGGACAGGGGGGAGCTGCTGGACGGAGGATCTCACAGGTTTCTGCCGGGGCACACATGTCTGTCAGAG AACTGAGCACCTCTGTCAGAACCTTCCAGTACGATCTGAAACCAGAAGTACCTAACTCTGAAGGCAGGAAGCTGTTTTTTGACACACATGCGGTGGTACGACTCTTTGAAGACAATG GTTTCACAACTCAGCAAGCTGAGGTGATGGTGAAAGTGCTGGTGAGGATGACCAACTCCAACATGGACGTCATCTATAACGACATGGTCACCAAAGTGCAGCAG GAGATAATGCTGCAGCGTGTGATGTCTCAGATTGCATCTGTGAAGAAGGACATGATCATTCTTGAGAAGAGCGAGTTCTCCACTTTACTGGCAGAGAACGAG AAACTCAAGATCCAAATACTGCAGCTGAAAGTCGGACTGTCT GATGTCATGAATAAAGTTCGCTCAGACACTATTTTGGACATGCACTTAGAGAAAAGCCATGTAAAGGAACTG aAATCACAGCACGCGAAGATGCTTCTGGAAATGCGAACTGAAATCATGGAAATG actgCTGACCAAGATCGTCATTTGACTCAGACCAACATGAAAATAGACACTGAAGCGGCCGGTTTGAAAACCATGTTGGAGTCACATAAACTGGATACAATAAAATACCTTGCAG GTTCTGTGTTCACGTGTCTCACTGTAGTCCTGGGTTTCTATCGTGTTTGGATGTAA